Proteins from a genomic interval of Lelliottia amnigena:
- the tyrB gene encoding aromatic-amino-acid aminotransferase produces MFQKVDAYAGDPILSLMERFKEDPRSDKVNLSIGLYYNEDGIIPQLKAVSEAEARMNSVPHGASLYLPMEGLNTYRNTIAPLLFGADHVVLQKKRVATIQTLGGSGALKVGADFLKKYFPDSGVWVSDPTWENHVAIFEGAGFVVNTYPWFDNETNGVRVNALLEKLNTLPERSIVLLHPCCHNPTGADLTNDQWDAVIEVLKTRNLIPFLDIAYQGFGAGMEEDAYAIRAIASAGLPALVSNSFSKIFSLYGERVGGLSVICEDEEAAGRVLGQLKATVRRIYSSPPAFGAQVVATVLGDDELKSLWLAEVEAMRKRILAMRQELVNVLKETVPGHNFDYLLKQRGMFSYTGLSAVQVDRLREEFGVYLIASGRMCVAGLNAHNVQRVAQAFAAVM; encoded by the coding sequence GTGTTCCAGAAAGTTGACGCCTACGCCGGCGACCCCATCCTCTCCTTAATGGAGCGTTTTAAAGAAGATCCGCGCAGCGACAAAGTAAACCTGAGCATCGGTCTGTATTACAACGAAGACGGCATTATTCCTCAGTTGAAAGCCGTCTCCGAAGCCGAAGCGCGTATGAATTCAGTGCCCCACGGCGCGTCGCTTTACCTGCCGATGGAAGGGCTGAACACCTATCGCAATACCATCGCGCCGCTGCTTTTTGGAGCCGATCATGTCGTGTTGCAGAAAAAGCGTGTAGCGACTATTCAAACGCTGGGCGGTTCTGGTGCGCTGAAGGTGGGTGCAGACTTTTTGAAAAAATACTTCCCGGATTCGGGTGTATGGGTGAGCGACCCAACGTGGGAAAACCACGTCGCCATCTTTGAAGGCGCGGGTTTTGTGGTGAACACCTATCCGTGGTTCGACAATGAAACCAATGGCGTGCGCGTTAATGCGCTTCTGGAAAAGCTCAATACGCTGCCGGAACGCAGCATTGTCCTGCTGCATCCGTGCTGCCATAACCCGACCGGCGCTGACCTGACCAACGATCAGTGGGATGCGGTGATTGAGGTTCTGAAAACACGCAATCTGATCCCTTTCCTCGATATCGCCTATCAGGGCTTTGGCGCAGGCATGGAAGAGGATGCCTACGCGATTCGCGCCATTGCCAGCGCCGGGTTACCTGCACTGGTCAGCAACTCCTTCTCAAAAATCTTTTCACTGTATGGCGAGCGTGTCGGCGGATTGTCCGTTATCTGTGAAGATGAAGAGGCCGCGGGGCGTGTGCTGGGACAACTTAAAGCCACCGTTCGCCGTATCTATTCAAGCCCGCCGGCCTTTGGCGCACAGGTGGTGGCGACCGTTCTCGGTGACGACGAGCTGAAATCGCTGTGGCTTGCGGAAGTTGAAGCTATGCGCAAGCGAATCCTGGCGATGCGTCAGGAACTGGTGAACGTATTGAAAGAGACCGTGCCGGGGCATAATTTTGATTATCTGCTCAAACAACGCGGTATGTTCAGTTATACCGGTCTGAGCGCGGTACAGGTCGACCGCCTGCGTGAAGAGTTCGGCGTCTACCTGATTGCCAGTGGCCGCATGTGTGTCGCGGGTCTGAACGCACACAACGTCCAGCGTGTTGCCCAGGCGTTTGCTGCTGTAATGTAA
- the aphA gene encoding acid phosphatase/phosphotransferase, translated as MRKITLALSAACLLFSLNSAVVARASAPTPLYTGTTAAILAEQAPIHWVSVAQIENSLMGRAPMAVGFDIDDTVLFSSPGFWRGKKTFSPANEEYLKNPEFWEKMNNGWDEFSIPKEVGRALIAMHVKRGDSIYFVTGRSQTKTETVSKTLQGDFAIPAANMNPVIFAGDKAGQNTKTQWLEQKNIKVFYGDSDNDITAARDVGARGIRVLRASNSTYRPLPMAGAFGEEVIVNSEY; from the coding sequence ATGCGCAAGATCACACTGGCGCTCAGCGCCGCCTGCTTATTGTTCTCACTCAATAGTGCCGTCGTCGCCCGCGCTTCTGCACCAACACCGCTTTATACCGGTACTACCGCTGCCATTTTGGCTGAACAAGCCCCCATTCACTGGGTCTCTGTGGCACAAATTGAAAACAGTCTGATGGGCCGCGCGCCGATGGCTGTCGGTTTCGACATCGACGATACCGTCCTTTTCTCCAGCCCAGGCTTCTGGCGCGGTAAAAAAACCTTCTCGCCAGCCAACGAGGAATACCTCAAAAATCCTGAATTCTGGGAAAAAATGAATAACGGCTGGGATGAATTCAGCATTCCGAAAGAAGTCGGCCGCGCGCTGATCGCCATGCATGTGAAACGCGGCGACAGTATTTATTTCGTGACCGGTCGCAGCCAGACGAAAACCGAAACCGTCTCTAAAACGTTGCAGGGCGATTTTGCGATTCCTGCCGCAAACATGAACCCGGTGATTTTTGCGGGCGATAAAGCGGGGCAAAACACCAAAACACAGTGGCTGGAACAGAAAAACATCAAAGTTTTCTATGGTGATTCGGATAACGACATCACGGCTGCCCGCGACGTCGGTGCCAGAGGCATTCGCGTGTTGCGGGCTTCAAACTCGACTTATCGGCCGTTGCCGATGGCGGGTGCGTTCGGGGAAGAGGTAATTGTGAATTCCGAATACTGA
- the yjbR gene encoding protein YjbR codes for MTISEILQYCMNKTGAEQSVHSDWKATQIKVADVLFAMVKDVEGRPAASLKTSPELADLLRQQHSDVRPASI; via the coding sequence ATGACAATTTCGGAGATATTGCAATATTGCATGAACAAAACCGGCGCTGAACAAAGCGTTCACAGCGACTGGAAAGCCACGCAAATCAAAGTGGCCGATGTGTTGTTTGCGATGGTAAAAGATGTGGAAGGGCGCCCGGCAGCCTCGTTAAAAACCAGTCCGGAGCTCGCGGATTTGCTGCGTCAGCAGCACAGCGATGTGCGTCCAGCAAGCATCTGA
- the uvrA gene encoding Excinuclease ABC subunit A has protein sequence MTGLSGSGKSSLAFDTLYAEGQRRYVESLSAYARQFLSLMEKPDVDHIEGLSPAISIEQKSTSHNPRSTVGTITEIHDYLRLLFARVGEPRCPDHDVPLAAQTVSQMVDNVLAQPEGKRLMLLAPIIKDRKGEHAKTLENLASQGYIRARIDGEVCDLSDPPKLELQKKHTIEVVVDRFKVREDLTQRLAESFETALDLSGGSAVVADMDDPKAEELLFSANFACPICGYSMRELEPRLFSFNNPAGACPTCDGLGVQQYFDPDRVIQNPELSLAGGAIRGWDRRNFYYFQMLKSLAEHYKFDVDAPWGSLGATVHKVVLYGSGKENIEFKYMNDRGDTSVRRHPFEGVLHNMERRYKETESSAVREELSKFISNRSCTSCEGTRLKREARHVFVENTALPTISDMSIGHAMDFFTNLKLAGQRAQIAEKILKEIGDRLKFLVNVGLNYLSLSRSAETLSGGEAQRIRLASQIGAGLVGVMYVLDEPSIGLHQRDNERLLGTLIHLRNLGNTVIVVEHDEDAIRAADHVIDIGPGAGVHGGQVVAEGTLKDIMAVPESLTGQFMSGKRKIEVPKQRVAANPEKVLKLTGARGNNLKDVTLTLPVGLFTCVTGVSGSGKSTLINDTLFPIAQTQLNGATLAEPAPYREIHGLEHFDKVIDIDQSPIGRTPRSNPATYTGVFTPVRELFAGVPESRSRGYTPGRFSFNVRGGRCEACQGDGVIKVEMHFLPDIYVPCDQCRGKRYNRETLEIKYKGKTIHEVLDMTIEEAREFFDAVPALARKLQTLMDVGLTYIRLGQSATTLSGGEAQRVKLARELSKRGTGQTLYILDEPTTGLHFADIQQLLEVLHQLRDQGNTIVVIEHNLDVIKTADWIVDLGPEGGSGGGEILVSGTPETVAECEASHTARFLKPLL, from the coding sequence GTGACCGGGCTTTCGGGGTCTGGCAAATCATCACTGGCTTTCGACACCTTATACGCCGAAGGACAGCGCCGTTACGTTGAATCGCTTTCTGCCTATGCGCGTCAGTTTTTGTCGCTGATGGAAAAGCCGGACGTTGACCACATTGAAGGGTTATCGCCTGCGATTTCGATTGAGCAAAAATCAACGTCGCACAACCCGCGCTCAACGGTCGGCACTATTACTGAAATTCACGACTACCTGCGCCTGCTGTTTGCCCGCGTAGGTGAACCGCGCTGCCCGGACCATGACGTGCCGCTGGCGGCGCAAACCGTCAGCCAAATGGTGGATAACGTGCTGGCACAGCCAGAGGGCAAACGCCTGATGCTGCTGGCTCCTATCATTAAAGACCGAAAAGGTGAGCACGCCAAAACGCTGGAGAACCTGGCAAGCCAGGGTTATATCCGCGCCCGTATCGACGGTGAAGTGTGCGATCTGTCGGATCCGCCAAAACTTGAGCTGCAAAAGAAACACACCATTGAAGTGGTCGTTGACCGCTTTAAGGTGCGCGAAGACCTCACGCAGCGCTTAGCCGAATCGTTTGAAACCGCGCTGGATCTCTCCGGCGGATCGGCAGTTGTGGCTGACATGGACGATCCAAAAGCAGAAGAGCTGCTCTTCTCGGCGAATTTTGCCTGTCCGATTTGCGGCTACAGCATGCGTGAACTCGAACCGCGTCTGTTTTCGTTCAACAACCCGGCGGGTGCGTGTCCAACCTGCGACGGTCTGGGCGTGCAGCAATATTTCGATCCGGATCGCGTGATCCAGAACCCAGAGCTTTCGCTGGCGGGTGGTGCAATTCGCGGCTGGGATCGCCGTAATTTCTACTATTTCCAGATGCTGAAATCACTGGCGGAACACTACAAATTCGACGTTGATGCGCCGTGGGGCAGCCTGGGTGCAACTGTTCATAAAGTGGTGCTGTACGGTTCTGGAAAAGAGAATATTGAATTCAAATACATGAACGATCGCGGCGATACGTCCGTGCGTCGTCATCCGTTTGAAGGCGTGCTGCACAACATGGAACGCCGTTATAAAGAGACAGAATCGAGCGCCGTGCGCGAAGAACTGTCGAAATTTATCAGCAACCGTTCCTGTACGTCCTGCGAGGGGACGCGTCTGAAGCGCGAGGCTCGCCACGTCTTTGTCGAGAATACCGCGCTGCCGACCATCTCGGATATGAGCATCGGCCATGCGATGGATTTCTTCACGAATCTCAAGCTTGCGGGCCAACGCGCGCAAATTGCAGAGAAAATCCTGAAAGAGATCGGCGATCGTCTGAAGTTCCTGGTTAACGTCGGCCTGAACTATCTGTCACTTTCTCGCTCGGCGGAAACCCTCTCCGGCGGTGAAGCGCAGCGTATTCGTCTGGCAAGCCAGATTGGCGCGGGCCTGGTCGGCGTGATGTACGTGCTGGATGAACCGTCTATCGGCCTGCATCAGCGCGATAACGAGCGCCTGCTCGGCACGCTGATTCATCTGCGTAACCTTGGCAATACGGTGATTGTGGTTGAGCACGATGAAGATGCGATCCGCGCCGCTGACCACGTGATCGACATCGGTCCTGGTGCAGGTGTGCACGGTGGTCAGGTCGTGGCCGAAGGCACGCTGAAAGACATTATGGCGGTGCCGGAATCGTTGACCGGCCAGTTCATGAGCGGCAAGCGTAAAATTGAAGTTCCGAAGCAGCGCGTCGCGGCCAATCCGGAAAAAGTGTTGAAGCTGACCGGCGCGCGCGGCAACAACCTGAAAGATGTGACCCTGACGCTGCCGGTGGGGCTGTTCACCTGCGTAACGGGCGTTTCGGGTTCCGGTAAATCCACGCTGATTAACGACACGCTGTTCCCGATTGCGCAGACCCAGTTAAACGGCGCAACGCTCGCGGAACCGGCGCCATATCGCGAGATCCATGGTCTGGAACATTTCGATAAAGTTATCGATATCGACCAAAGTCCGATTGGTCGTACTCCGCGTTCTAACCCGGCGACCTATACCGGCGTGTTTACGCCTGTGCGTGAACTGTTTGCGGGTGTTCCTGAATCACGTTCGCGCGGATATACGCCGGGACGTTTCAGCTTTAACGTGCGCGGCGGACGCTGTGAAGCCTGTCAGGGTGACGGCGTGATCAAAGTCGAAATGCACTTCCTGCCGGATATTTATGTGCCGTGCGATCAGTGCAGAGGCAAACGCTATAACCGTGAAACGCTGGAGATTAAGTACAAGGGCAAGACAATCCACGAAGTGCTGGATATGACCATCGAAGAAGCTCGTGAGTTCTTTGATGCAGTGCCTGCGCTGGCGCGTAAGCTGCAAACGCTGATGGACGTAGGGTTGACCTATATTCGTCTGGGGCAGTCGGCGACAACGCTGTCCGGCGGTGAGGCGCAGCGCGTGAAGCTGGCGCGTGAACTGTCCAAACGCGGGACGGGTCAGACGCTGTACATCCTGGATGAACCGACCACCGGTTTGCACTTTGCCGATATCCAGCAGTTGCTTGAAGTGCTGCATCAGTTACGCGATCAGGGCAACACGATTGTGGTGATTGAGCACAACCTGGACGTTATCAAAACCGCGGACTGGATTGTGGATCTCGGTCCGGAAGGCGGCAGCGGCGGCGGTGAAATCCTTGTCTCCGGTACGCCAGAGACAGTCGCAGAGTGCGAAGCCTCGCACACCGCGCGCTTCCTGAAACCTCTGCTGTAG
- the ssb gene encoding single-strand binding protein has translation MASRGVNKVILVGNLGQDPEVRYMPSGGAVANITLATSESWRDKATGEMKEQTEWHRVVLFGKLAEVAGEYLRKGSQVYIEGQLRTRKWTDQSGAEKFTTEVVVNVGGTMQMLGGRQGGGAPAGGGQQQQQGSWGQPQQPQGGGNQFSGGAQSRPQQQSAPAPSNEPPMDFDDDIPF, from the coding sequence ATGGCCAGCAGAGGCGTAAACAAGGTGATTCTCGTCGGTAATCTGGGCCAGGACCCGGAAGTACGCTACATGCCGAGTGGTGGTGCAGTTGCCAACATTACGCTGGCTACTTCCGAATCCTGGCGTGATAAAGCGACCGGTGAGATGAAAGAGCAGACTGAATGGCACCGCGTTGTGCTGTTTGGCAAACTGGCCGAAGTGGCTGGTGAATATCTGCGTAAAGGTTCTCAGGTGTATATCGAAGGCCAGCTTCGTACCCGTAAATGGACCGATCAGTCCGGTGCAGAGAAGTTCACGACGGAAGTTGTGGTTAACGTTGGCGGCACCATGCAAATGCTGGGTGGTCGTCAGGGTGGTGGTGCTCCGGCAGGCGGTGGTCAGCAGCAGCAGCAGGGCAGTTGGGGTCAACCTCAACAGCCACAGGGCGGCGGCAACCAGTTCAGCGGCGGCGCGCAGTCTCGCCCGCAGCAGCAGTCTGCACCAGCACCGTCTAACGAACCCCCAATGGATTTCGACGACGACATCCCGTTCTGA
- the yjcB gene encoding protein YjcB, whose translation MATITTSMVLLRWPLLSAVMMFLASTLNIQFRKSDYAGLAVISTLLGLGAACWFATGLLGITMADVATIWSNVKVVMMEAMSHTPPDWPVVIT comes from the coding sequence ATGGCAACCATTACTACCAGCATGGTTCTTTTACGCTGGCCGTTATTGAGTGCAGTGATGATGTTTTTAGCCAGCACGCTAAATATTCAATTCCGTAAATCAGATTACGCTGGGCTCGCCGTGATCAGCACCTTATTGGGGTTGGGCGCAGCATGTTGGTTTGCGACGGGCTTACTGGGCATTACGATGGCGGACGTAGCAACTATCTGGAGCAATGTGAAAGTCGTCATGATGGAAGCCATGAGCCATACCCCACCAGACTGGCCGGTGGTCATCACTTGA